From a region of the Methanolobus tindarius DSM 2278 genome:
- a CDS encoding ABC transporter ATP-binding protein: protein MIEAKDIKRTFLMGKVEVQALKGVSLNIEKGEFVAIVGSSGSGKTTMLNQLGILDTPSSGQIIIDSTNVSELSDREKIRFRLNNLGYVFQDYALIPTLTAHENVYLPLMMQGYPQKELEEKATNILEAVGLSERMHHLPSEMSGGQQQRVSIARALVHEPKIIFADEPCANLDSTASRQVLELFSDFNKKNEQTIVMVTHEEWHLDYVDRVITLKDGMMAD from the coding sequence ATGATTGAGGCTAAAGATATCAAGAGGACTTTCCTGATGGGAAAAGTTGAGGTGCAGGCTCTTAAAGGTGTCAGTCTCAACATTGAGAAGGGAGAATTTGTTGCCATTGTCGGTTCAAGTGGAAGTGGAAAAACCACCATGCTCAACCAGCTTGGAATTCTTGATACACCATCATCAGGACAGATAATTATTGACTCTACAAATGTATCGGAACTTAGTGACAGGGAGAAGATCAGATTCAGGCTGAATAACCTTGGATATGTGTTTCAGGACTATGCACTAATCCCCACTTTAACAGCACATGAAAATGTGTACCTTCCATTGATGATGCAGGGATATCCTCAAAAAGAGCTGGAGGAAAAGGCAACAAATATACTTGAAGCCGTTGGTCTTTCTGAGAGAATGCATCACCTTCCATCAGAAATGAGCGGAGGGCAACAGCAAAGAGTTTCAATTGCAAGGGCGCTTGTGCACGAACCAAAGATTATTTTTGCCGATGAACCATGTGCCAATCTTGACAGTACGGCTTCCAGACAGGTGCTTGAACTATTCAGTGATTTCAACAAAAAGAATGAGCAGACCATCGTCATGGTCACTCATGAAGAGTGGCATCTGGATTACGTTGACAGAGTTATTACTCTGAAGGACGGAATGATGGCAGATTAA
- a CDS encoding ABC transporter permease — MFEKAKVSFFLASKSILRGNKGIAFFTIIVLTLVYLQLVFFSSMIGGVTMKFNDVLVDYQTGNIVIEPAQDEAYITNVDALSKKIEHIPEVTGVSPRLRLKTSVSYKEKEVGATIYGIDPQEEELVTDFSSAMVEGEFISKLDRGEIVLGREISGGYGAVMQTRSLEDVEVGDIVTVLINGQEMDFRVKGIYSTLFFMSDSSAFVNIADLEDALNADNKAQEIAIKLQDGSDEDVVMNEILSLGIQEEVRSWTEFAGILQIIEGTLSMVRNIFTAVGLIVAFVIIFVVIFVNIVSQKRQIGVQKAIGIEEEVIIASFVLQAMFYAFIAMVIGYSLMQFVITGYTQAHPISAPIGNVSLDLSNSEAVIRAMMLFMAAVLGSLIPSYKMTKRSLLDLIWGSN, encoded by the coding sequence ATGTTTGAAAAAGCAAAAGTCTCGTTTTTCCTTGCATCAAAATCGATACTTAGAGGAAATAAAGGAATTGCTTTTTTTACGATTATTGTCCTGACACTGGTGTATCTTCAGCTTGTTTTCTTCTCCAGCATGATAGGTGGAGTGACAATGAAGTTCAACGACGTTCTTGTTGACTACCAGACAGGAAACATCGTTATTGAACCAGCACAGGATGAAGCCTACATAACAAACGTTGATGCCCTGAGCAAAAAAATAGAGCACATACCTGAAGTTACGGGCGTTTCTCCCCGGTTGCGGCTGAAAACAAGTGTATCTTACAAAGAAAAGGAAGTTGGTGCCACAATTTATGGCATCGACCCGCAGGAAGAAGAGCTTGTGACTGATTTCTCATCTGCTATGGTTGAAGGGGAATTCATAAGCAAACTTGACAGGGGAGAAATAGTGCTCGGCAGGGAGATTTCAGGAGGATACGGAGCGGTAATGCAGACAAGATCCCTTGAAGATGTGGAAGTAGGCGATATCGTAACTGTCCTGATAAACGGGCAGGAAATGGATTTCAGGGTCAAGGGAATTTACAGCACCTTGTTCTTCATGTCTGATTCTTCCGCCTTTGTTAACATTGCAGACCTTGAAGACGCTCTTAATGCCGATAATAAAGCTCAGGAAATTGCCATTAAACTTCAGGATGGATCAGATGAAGACGTTGTGATGAATGAAATCCTGTCTCTCGGAATACAGGAAGAAGTTCGCTCATGGACTGAATTTGCCGGCATCCTGCAGATAATAGAGGGCACGCTGTCAATGGTAAGAAACATCTTCACGGCAGTCGGACTTATTGTTGCTTTTGTTATCATTTTTGTGGTAATCTTTGTCAACATCGTAAGTCAGAAAAGACAAATCGGTGTCCAGAAAGCCATTGGAATTGAAGAGGAAGTGATTATTGCATCTTTTGTGCTGCAGGCGATGTTCTATGCTTTCATTGCAATGGTAATTGGTTATTCCCTGATGCAGTTCGTCATAACCGGGTATACCCAGGCACATCCAATCAGCGCTCCAATAGGCAATGTCAGTCTGGATCTTAGCAACTCAGAGGCTGTAATCCGTGCTATGATGCTATTCATGGCAGCGGTGCTCGGGTCACTTATACCATCCTACAAGATGACGAAAAGAAGTCTTCTTGACCTTATATGGGGTTCTAACTGA
- a CDS encoding Fic family protein has protein sequence MYQPDFQYNDRIVRLLARIHAAREIILNTHVPPAWERRLQINNVFRLTYHATSLEENGLSIRQVTKLVNGQDIFGDETDKKQVLNFLEMNQYLQDMDYDEITEDTIFTLHKIAMKDIVPDDELGKYRTTIAEGFMEPERVRYCIRDLLEWAYGEESENILPTLKAGIVLFELYRMHPFEKGSCTIATSISSYMLSQNFREAKKLFTVEEFFNQRKRDYFEKLEGRGNSKPDINEWLEYYLYGLALKVSRVENAVLNISRDYGTIGKYIQTGLKDRQLEAIKFAREMGKITNKEHQKLCNLSVSTSKRDLQDLVQKKIFVQVGRTGRGTYYKLRFDHLDELI, from the coding sequence ATGTACCAGCCTGATTTCCAGTATAACGACAGAATAGTGCGACTACTTGCACGAATACATGCAGCAAGAGAGATAATTCTCAACACACATGTACCACCAGCGTGGGAAAGGAGATTGCAGATCAACAATGTTTTCAGACTTACATACCATGCTACAAGTCTTGAAGAAAACGGACTTTCCATCAGGCAGGTTACAAAACTCGTGAACGGTCAGGATATTTTTGGGGATGAGACCGACAAGAAACAGGTACTGAACTTCCTGGAAATGAATCAATACCTGCAGGATATGGATTATGATGAAATTACTGAGGATACGATATTCACACTCCACAAAATAGCCATGAAAGATATTGTTCCTGATGATGAGTTAGGAAAATACCGCACTACCATTGCAGAAGGTTTTATGGAACCGGAGAGAGTGAGATATTGCATCCGGGACCTGCTGGAATGGGCATACGGTGAGGAATCGGAAAATATACTCCCAACACTGAAAGCAGGCATTGTTCTTTTTGAGCTTTACAGGATGCATCCTTTTGAAAAAGGAAGCTGCACCATTGCCACAAGTATTTCATCCTATATGCTTTCCCAGAATTTCAGGGAAGCAAAAAAGCTGTTTACCGTTGAAGAGTTCTTTAACCAGAGAAAGAGGGACTATTTTGAAAAACTTGAAGGAAGAGGAAACAGTAAGCCAGATATAAATGAATGGCTGGAATATTATCTCTACGGACTTGCTCTTAAAGTATCAAGGGTTGAAAACGCAGTGCTTAACATCAGTCGTGATTACGGAACCATTGGAAAATACATCCAGACAGGACTGAAAGATCGCCAGCTGGAAGCTATTAAGTTTGCACGTGAGATGGGAAAGATAACTAATAAAGAACACCAGAAATTATGTAATCTGAGTGTTTCAACCTCAAAACGTGATCTTCAGGATCTTGTTCAGAAAAAGATTTTCGTTCAGGTTGGAAGAACCGGAAGGGGAACCTACTATAAACTCAGGTTTGACCATCTTGACGAACTAATATGA
- a CDS encoding SagB/ThcOx family dehydrogenase, translated as MSGTGKEFMEKTQYRYLDMSDQSMGYPNPDLELSAEENDRIIDLPLPQNIKVENIDLRKAIEKRTSVRNYSFEPLSLEELSYLLWCTQGVKEVVRNAATFRTVPSAGARHALETYILANNVKELENGLYRFLPIEHKLVEINTEKDIGTNIKRGCLDQPFVTSCAATFIWTAIPYRMTWRYSQRGYRYLHLDAGHVCQNLYLSAESVGCGVCAIAAFLDEEINPAMGIDGENEFVIYVATVGKK; from the coding sequence ATGAGTGGGACAGGCAAAGAATTCATGGAAAAGACGCAGTATCGATATCTGGACATGTCAGACCAGTCTATGGGCTACCCTAATCCTGATCTGGAACTTAGTGCAGAAGAGAATGACAGGATAATTGACCTGCCTTTGCCACAGAATATAAAAGTTGAGAACATCGACCTCAGAAAAGCAATAGAAAAGAGAACAAGTGTCAGGAATTACAGTTTTGAGCCACTTTCTCTTGAAGAGCTCTCCTACCTGCTCTGGTGCACTCAGGGAGTGAAGGAAGTTGTCAGGAATGCAGCTACTTTCAGGACAGTACCGTCAGCAGGAGCAAGACATGCTCTGGAAACATATATTCTCGCAAACAATGTCAAAGAACTTGAAAATGGCCTCTACAGGTTTCTTCCAATTGAACACAAGCTTGTGGAAATAAACACTGAAAAGGACATCGGAACAAATATCAAACGTGGGTGTCTGGACCAGCCTTTTGTAACCAGCTGTGCTGCAACTTTCATCTGGACAGCAATTCCCTATAGAATGACATGGAGGTACAGCCAGAGAGGTTACAGATACCTGCATCTTGATGCCGGTCACGTATGCCAGAACCTCTATCTCAGTGCGGAATCCGTGGGCTGTGGTGTTTGTGCAATTGCAGCATTCCTTGATGAAGAGATTAATCCTGCAATGGGAATTGATGGTGAGAACGAGTTTGTTATTTATGTTGCAACCGTGGGAAAAAAGTGA
- a CDS encoding HI0074 family nucleotidyltransferase substrate-binding subunit, translating into MERERQCKLGMKAKVAKRALETLQEIIDEPYSVIIRDAAIQRFEYTFEAIWKLVKEYLIEREGVICNSPKSCFREAFKMHLINEDESMQALYMTDDRNMTTHTYHEDVAEDIYKELSGYYALMNKIYTSIVTECL; encoded by the coding sequence ATGGAAAGGGAAAGGCAGTGTAAACTCGGAATGAAAGCAAAGGTTGCAAAAAGAGCCCTTGAAACTCTTCAGGAAATAATTGATGAACCATACTCCGTTATAATCAGGGATGCAGCTATACAGCGTTTTGAATACACTTTTGAAGCTATCTGGAAACTTGTAAAAGAGTATCTGATTGAAAGAGAAGGTGTGATATGCAATTCCCCAAAATCATGTTTCCGTGAAGCTTTCAAAATGCATCTCATAAATGAGGATGAGAGCATGCAGGCTTTGTACATGACCGATGACAGGAACATGACAACTCACACATATCACGAGGATGTTGCAGAAGATATATACAAGGAACTTTCAGGATATTACGCCCTCATGAATAAGATTTACACAAGCATAGTTACAGAATGCCTATAA
- a CDS encoding DUF61 family protein, whose translation MSGRIPVSDDSILMRWMRIEVGKLNDGLVSERKSLAQLLTEERPVSRTKSGEEHVFDKDILEELGSKLPTDLHRKLKIPIIFFSDNRVPDSCYINDPVALEALQILGEMSKMRRMQQGKLWIGKSIAYTIMKKYLSVVQIAMM comes from the coding sequence ATGTCCGGCAGAATTCCAGTTTCTGATGACTCCATCCTTATGCGTTGGATGAGAATTGAAGTAGGAAAACTAAACGATGGACTTGTTTCTGAACGTAAAAGCCTTGCCCAACTACTAACAGAAGAAAGACCTGTATCCAGAACAAAATCAGGAGAGGAACATGTCTTTGATAAGGATATACTGGAAGAACTGGGAAGTAAACTACCAACTGACCTGCATAGAAAACTAAAGATACCCATCATCTTTTTTTCAGATAATAGGGTTCCTGACAGTTGTTATATCAATGACCCCGTGGCTCTTGAAGCTTTACAAATTTTAGGAGAAATGAGTAAAATGAGAAGGATGCAGCAGGGGAAATTATGGATTGGAAAGTCCATAGCTTATACGATTATGAAGAAGTATCTGAGTGTTGTCCAGATAGCTATGATGTAA
- a CDS encoding metal-dependent hydrolase, protein MHGPLHTFLAATVIGLLIAWFIYSQRAWLQKITDKLRIEQSYSLNSIVIGSIIGTWSHVILDSPLYTDITPLWPATNNPFLWTIGPLTIYEFCVFSFLPAIVIFIYRYGKRGQ, encoded by the coding sequence TTGCACGGACCACTTCATACTTTTCTGGCTGCAACGGTTATAGGACTATTAATTGCATGGTTCATTTATTCTCAAAGAGCATGGTTGCAGAAAATTACCGATAAACTGAGAATAGAACAGAGTTATTCCCTCAATTCAATCGTAATTGGATCAATTATCGGAACATGGAGCCATGTGATTCTTGATTCACCTCTGTACACGGACATTACTCCACTCTGGCCGGCAACAAATAATCCATTTCTATGGACAATTGGTCCCCTGACAATATACGAATTCTGTGTATTTTCATTCCTGCCTGCAATTGTAATATTTATTTACAGGTACGGGAAGAGAGGACAATAA
- a CDS encoding helix-hairpin-helix domain-containing protein, producing the protein MMNTKKNETSNTENENYKTVTKELMIIPGVGKKIADDLWNLGIRGVSELKNRDPENLYRQLCDFQGMHVDRCMLYVFRCAVYFASNDEHDPELLKWWNWKD; encoded by the coding sequence ATGATGAATACAAAAAAGAATGAAACTTCCAACACTGAAAATGAGAACTATAAAACCGTTACTAAAGAACTCATGATAATCCCCGGTGTTGGGAAAAAGATTGCTGATGACCTCTGGAATCTTGGAATCCGCGGTGTTTCTGAACTTAAAAACAGAGACCCTGAAAATCTCTACCGGCAATTGTGCGATTTTCAGGGGATGCATGTAGATCGATGCATGCTTTATGTTTTTAGATGTGCAGTTTATTTTGCATCTAATGATGAGCATGATCCTGAACTTCTAAAATGGTGGAACTGGAAAGACTGA
- a CDS encoding ribose 1,5-bisphosphate isomerase has product MDDLNTTAEKIKTMEIRGAGRIAVAASAALRDYAMTLKSLPMSEFNVKLEEAAKILVDTRPTAVSLPNAVALTKRHSATNVYDAIDEIKANAEKFITNAEQALGKMGKIGAERIHDGDVIMTHCNSHAALSIIKTAFDQGKDISVIATESRPRRQGFITIRELNDYGIPTTLIVDSAVRLTMKEVDLVVVGADSISINGALINKIGTSQLAMAAQEARRNLIVAAETYKFSPRTLLGEMVEIEDRSSDEVIDAEILKELPNVKVRNPAFDVTPAEYIDLIITEVGAFPPAMAFTILRDYLGLDIEV; this is encoded by the coding sequence ATGGACGACCTGAATACTACAGCAGAGAAGATAAAGACGATGGAGATAAGAGGTGCCGGAAGAATTGCAGTTGCAGCTTCTGCAGCACTCAGGGACTATGCAATGACACTGAAATCATTGCCAATGAGCGAGTTCAATGTCAAACTGGAAGAAGCCGCTAAGATACTTGTGGACACAAGACCAACAGCAGTCTCACTTCCTAATGCAGTTGCTCTTACAAAAAGGCACAGCGCCACAAACGTCTATGACGCTATCGATGAGATAAAGGCAAATGCTGAAAAGTTCATAACAAATGCGGAGCAGGCACTTGGTAAGATGGGAAAGATAGGTGCTGAACGTATTCATGACGGTGATGTCATCATGACACACTGTAATTCCCACGCAGCACTTTCTATTATTAAAACTGCTTTTGATCAGGGCAAGGATATTTCAGTCATTGCCACAGAATCCAGACCCCGAAGACAGGGTTTTATCACAATCAGAGAACTGAATGATTATGGAATTCCTACAACTCTTATCGTAGATTCAGCTGTGAGACTGACCATGAAGGAGGTTGACCTCGTAGTAGTCGGTGCAGATTCAATTTCCATAAACGGAGCACTCATAAACAAAATAGGTACTTCCCAGCTTGCAATGGCAGCTCAGGAAGCCCGCAGGAATCTGATTGTTGCTGCAGAGACCTATAAATTCAGCCCTCGCACTCTCCTTGGTGAAATGGTGGAAATTGAGGACCGCTCCAGTGATGAAGTAATAGATGCTGAGATTCTCAAAGAGCTTCCAAACGTAAAAGTCAGGAATCCTGCTTTCGATGTAACTCCGGCAGAGTATATTGACCTGATTATCACAGAAGTAGGCGCTTTCCCGCCTGCAATGGCTTTCACAATTCTCAGGGATTATCTGGGTCTTGATATTGAAGTTTGA
- a CDS encoding DNA-3-methyladenine glycosylase I, with protein sequence MKIRCQWAEANEHEIEYHDTEWGVPEHDDRKLFEFLVLEGAQAGLSWDTILKRRENYRKAFDGFDFEKVAAYDDKKIAELLQDCGIIRNKLKVRSAVNNAKVYIIIRNEFGSFDAYLKTFLPDGKSIQNSWKSMQDIPGKTELSEKISKDMKKRGFNFVGPTIIYAFMQAVGMVNDHVVDCFRYEECRKMK encoded by the coding sequence ATGAAAATACGTTGCCAATGGGCTGAAGCAAACGAACATGAAATTGAGTATCATGACACAGAGTGGGGAGTTCCTGAACATGATGACAGGAAGCTATTCGAGTTTCTGGTACTCGAAGGAGCACAGGCAGGACTTAGCTGGGACACTATCCTGAAAAGAAGGGAGAATTACAGGAAAGCCTTTGATGGTTTTGATTTCGAGAAAGTAGCTGCTTATGATGACAAAAAAATTGCCGAACTTTTGCAGGACTGCGGAATTATCAGGAACAAACTGAAAGTGCGTTCTGCTGTCAATAATGCAAAAGTGTACATAATAATCAGAAATGAGTTCGGCTCGTTTGATGCTTATCTCAAAACATTCCTGCCTGATGGGAAATCAATACAGAATTCATGGAAATCCATGCAGGATATTCCTGGAAAAACTGAGCTTTCTGAAAAGATAAGCAAGGACATGAAAAAAAGAGGATTCAATTTTGTGGGTCCAACGATAATCTATGCTTTCATGCAGGCAGTGGGAATGGTAAATGATCATGTAGTGGATTGCTTCAGGTATGAAGAATGCAGGAAAATGAAGTGA
- a CDS encoding COG1361 S-layer family protein — translation MVMSKYLKSILFLSIICILCTSFPAFGLEQVRTDKLDILAAEVSPQPVRPGEELLVKVSVANYDDTTVNNIILDVENQFPLILRFSEKEYGVKSISNSSFRIERISSNGNVEINYNFLIDPEARTGTYHVTFKLSDGNSVFVTRTISIEVEGTPEIALMNSSFSKTGISPGDDFVLYTTVESVGSGNAKNIKISLQIDDVPGLVAVNDNSAFIHTLDAGEEKEIAFKLSLGKDADITSYNIPISIRAVDDTESLNISSVETIGFEAKGKAKIDIANVKNSPTMPEKGTELTQIIRIENVGEGEARSVKVSLVDLDMSGTKEAFIGKLDADDDAPATFSFIPQKSGDQEYTALIEYEDDFGNHSVEQKLTMNVTGTSPYLILLVIIVLLVLGYTAYTHKDRLISKNKK, via the coding sequence ATGGTTATGAGCAAATATCTCAAATCAATTCTATTTTTATCAATAATTTGTATTTTATGCACTTCCTTTCCTGCTTTTGGTCTGGAACAGGTCAGGACTGATAAACTCGACATACTTGCAGCAGAGGTCTCACCTCAGCCTGTAAGACCAGGAGAAGAACTGCTTGTAAAAGTTAGTGTTGCAAATTACGATGACACCACCGTGAACAATATTATTCTTGATGTAGAGAACCAGTTCCCTCTCATTCTCAGATTCTCTGAAAAAGAGTATGGTGTAAAGAGTATTTCCAATAGCAGTTTCAGGATAGAGAGAATCAGCTCAAACGGAAATGTTGAGATCAACTACAATTTCCTCATTGATCCTGAAGCAAGAACCGGCACATACCATGTGACATTCAAACTCTCAGATGGAAACAGTGTTTTTGTTACAAGAACAATCTCCATAGAAGTTGAAGGTACACCTGAAATTGCCCTCATGAATTCCTCTTTCTCAAAAACAGGAATATCTCCTGGTGATGATTTTGTCCTGTACACTACCGTTGAAAGTGTTGGTAGTGGAAATGCCAAGAACATAAAGATTAGCCTGCAAATTGATGATGTCCCGGGGCTTGTAGCTGTAAATGACAACAGTGCCTTCATTCACACACTCGATGCAGGAGAAGAAAAAGAGATAGCTTTCAAGCTAAGTCTTGGAAAAGATGCTGATATAACATCATATAATATCCCGATATCCATAAGAGCTGTAGATGATACTGAAAGTTTGAATATAAGCTCAGTGGAAACTATCGGTTTTGAGGCTAAAGGCAAAGCGAAGATAGACATTGCAAATGTCAAGAATAGTCCCACGATGCCTGAAAAAGGAACAGAGCTCACCCAGATAATCAGAATAGAGAACGTAGGTGAGGGAGAAGCAAGGTCTGTTAAGGTCAGCCTTGTTGACCTTGACATGTCAGGAACTAAAGAAGCTTTCATCGGAAAACTTGATGCAGATGATGATGCTCCTGCTACTTTTTCATTCATCCCTCAAAAAAGCGGGGATCAGGAGTACACTGCACTTATCGAATATGAGGACGACTTTGGAAATCATTCCGTAGAACAGAAACTCACAATGAATGTTACAGGAACCTCTCCATATCTTATATTGCTGGTAATCATAGTGCTGCTGGTTCTTGGATATACAGCTTATACTCACAAAGACCGCCTGATAAGTAAAAACAAAAAATAA
- the sppA gene encoding signal peptide peptidase SppA, protein MNGDNSEKNIEDDTEYHLYPYSYDKNESDNTQEDIDEIQTSVVSENAEIEASDKIAENDSPIIVETSEPVLEKVETSEDEDISKNTSDDIENGEPVNSAPEKETPVKETRTEPSTRAGSGYYEPSHETPVVKKKSRKWQYAAIVLALLFVIGVSFAAIYQSFNGDLYSSNDKIAVIYIEGTMVTSSVPGGLGYASSEVISDNIRKALNDEDVKAIVLRVNSGGGSSTAGEEAYEEVKKASESGVPVVVSMGSTAASAAYHLSAPADLIVANPSTMTGSIGTIWQFQNLSEYYDKEGVEYYIVKSGEFKDMGNAARGLSDDEKEYANKVVAEVYSNFVSDVAEGRDMSVSEVKSLADGRIYTGREAKELGLVDELGNFYDALDMAADLAGIDEPTIVYMNKPTLSSLLFGSEADAAETAELVYYYEDSPFGYLT, encoded by the coding sequence ATGAACGGAGATAATTCAGAAAAAAACATAGAGGATGATACCGAATATCATCTTTACCCGTATAGTTATGATAAAAACGAGAGTGATAACACTCAAGAAGATATTGACGAGATTCAGACAAGTGTCGTATCCGAAAATGCTGAAATCGAAGCAAGTGATAAAATTGCCGAAAACGATTCACCGATTATAGTTGAAACATCTGAACCTGTCCTGGAAAAAGTTGAAACTTCAGAGGATGAGGATATTTCAAAAAACACTTCAGACGATATTGAGAATGGTGAACCTGTTAATTCTGCTCCTGAAAAAGAAACTCCTGTAAAGGAAACAAGAACAGAGCCTTCAACAAGAGCAGGATCAGGTTATTATGAACCATCCCATGAAACTCCTGTAGTTAAAAAGAAAAGCCGTAAATGGCAATATGCTGCCATTGTCCTGGCTCTACTGTTTGTCATTGGTGTCAGTTTTGCAGCTATCTACCAGTCATTTAACGGTGATCTTTACTCTTCCAACGATAAAATTGCTGTAATTTACATAGAAGGAACTATGGTTACAAGCAGTGTACCTGGTGGACTTGGCTATGCAAGCTCCGAAGTAATATCTGACAACATCAGAAAAGCACTGAATGATGAAGATGTGAAAGCCATAGTATTGAGAGTTAACAGTGGCGGAGGGTCTTCAACAGCTGGCGAAGAGGCATACGAAGAAGTCAAAAAAGCAAGTGAAAGCGGCGTACCTGTTGTAGTTTCAATGGGAAGCACAGCAGCAAGTGCTGCCTACCACCTTTCAGCACCTGCCGACCTGATAGTTGCTAACCCGTCAACAATGACCGGAAGCATAGGTACTATATGGCAATTCCAGAACCTGTCAGAATATTATGACAAAGAAGGAGTCGAGTACTACATCGTAAAGTCCGGTGAATTCAAGGACATGGGTAATGCTGCCAGAGGACTTTCTGATGATGAGAAGGAATACGCTAACAAGGTTGTAGCAGAAGTTTACAGCAACTTTGTGAGCGATGTGGCTGAAGGCAGGGACATGAGTGTCAGTGAAGTCAAAAGTCTTGCAGATGGTAGAATCTACACCGGACGAGAAGCAAAGGAGCTCGGACTTGTGGATGAACTGGGTAATTTCTATGATGCACTTGACATGGCAGCAGACCTTGCAGGAATAGATGAACCGACTATAGTCTACATGAACAAGCCAACACTTTCAAGCCTGCTTTTTGGCTCAGAGGCTGACGCAGCTGAAACTGCCGAACTGGTTTATTACTATGAAGACAGCCCATTCGGATATCTAACCTGA
- the mntA gene encoding type VII toxin-antitoxin system MntA family adenylyltransferase antitoxin, with the protein MPERSQVFETSIQKVKAAVLQAFENEDVKIFLFGSRAKGTAHSTSDIDIGILSSGCFDRKKITALRAELEEMNIPYTVDLVDLSTVSEDFRQQVLNEGEVWKGKGSVNSE; encoded by the coding sequence ATGCCTGAAAGATCACAAGTATTTGAAACATCAATACAAAAAGTCAAAGCGGCTGTCCTTCAGGCTTTTGAAAATGAAGATGTTAAAATATTCCTCTTTGGTTCAAGGGCAAAGGGAACTGCTCACAGCACATCCGATATTGATATTGGAATCCTGTCGTCGGGTTGTTTTGACAGAAAAAAGATAACTGCCTTGAGAGCAGAATTAGAAGAGATGAACATCCCCTATACTGTGGACCTTGTAGACCTTTCCACAGTTTCTGAGGATTTCAGGCAGCAGGTGCTTAATGAGGGAGAAGTATGGAAAGGGAAAGGCAGTGTAAACTCGGAATGA